TTTACCAGGTCCAGTGCCTATGCGGCAGATGTCATCAGCAAGGGCAATTCCAAACTGCAAGGCATCCAAAAATTGGGAGAAATCTATGGCTTTAATACGGAAGAAGTGATGGTTTTTGGGGATTCAAACAATGATTTGGAAATGTTAGCCGGTGTTCAGTATGCCATTGCCATGGGAAATGCTACCCAACAGGCCAAAGGGACGGCGACCTATGTGACAGATACCAATAATAAGGATGGTATTTATAAGGCCTTGGTGCACTTTGGTCTCGTGGAGGAGAAGAATGTTGACTAGTAAGGATGCCAATGTTAATGCTGTTCGTGACTTTCACAAGGCTATGGATGGCACACTTCAGGAAATTCCCCAGGCATTTGATGGGAATACGGCCTTTTACAGGGCTAGTTTCAAGTTGGAGGAGCTAGTCGAATTTTTACAGGCAGCCTCATCGGACCAGGCAGATTTTGACCGTAAGGTCCAGGGCCTGCACCAGCAACTCGACAAGGCAGTGGCAAAAGTTACCAGTAAAGGCAGTCCAGGTCTCTCCTTGGTTGGTCAGGTCGATGCCCTGATGGACTTGCTCTATTTTACTTACGGTTCCTTTGTTTTGGTAGGAGTTGACCCCAAACCCATTTTCGATATTGTCCACCAGGCTAATATGGGTAAGCTTTTTCCGGATGGTAAGGCCCATTACGACCCTGTTTCCCACAAAATATTGAAGCCAGAGGGCTGGGAGGAGCGTTTTGCACCAGAAGGGAAAATTCAAGACGAACTAGACAGACAAAAAGGCAGAAAATCCTAATGCGATTCTCTGCCTTTCAATTTATCTAGATGTTTATAGACTTTTTTCTGGATTGCGCACAATCAAGATGTCAATGTCTGTGTGGCGCATGATGTATTCAGAAGAAGAGCCGATGAGCAGTCGCTCGAAGGTGTTGAGACCAGTCGCTCCCAGTAGCATCAAATCGGCACCAGCCTCTTGTGGAATGTCTGTGGAGAGTAAGGTCTTGGGATTGCCAAACTCAACGATAGTGGCAATGTCTGTCAAGCCTGCATCGGTAGCCCACTTTTTATAATTTCCTAAAAGAGTTTCGGCCTCTTTTTCAAGAGATTCGTAGATGGATGCGTCAAAAGCCACGACATTATGTAGGGCTCTGGTGTCGATGACATGGGCAATGGTCAATTTTGCCTGATTGCGTTTAGCAACTTGAATGGCTTTTTGCAAAGCAACTTCGGCATTTGTTGAACCATCAACAGCAACTAAAATAGATTGATAGGTTTGTAACATGATTCTTACCTCCTTTTAGACGATTTTTGTAAGGGAATATTATACATTTATATTATAAGGTATTTTGCAAAAAATGTAAAGTATTTATTGATAGATGGAGAAAAATAATATAAGCAACCGTAATGATAGTCAGATTGCAGTGTCCAGAGACAGATAGAGTGTTCATGTCATTCTAGTAGTATCATTTCCCTACATTTCCTGCGATTTATAACATTTAGTGATAGATTTACTATGAAAATGATTGCTAAAATGACCAAATTCCATTATGATAGTAGTATTCATAGACTCAAGAAAGTTGAGGAGGTATAGTTATGAGACAATTTGAAAAGTCAACAAAGCTCGAACATGTTGCATACGATATCCGTGGTCCAGTCTTGGAGGAAGCTATGCGCATGCGGGCAAATGGTGAGAAGATTCTCCGCTTGAACACAGGAAATCCAGCTGAATTTGGTTTTACGGCGCCAGATGAGGTTATTCACGACTTGATTCACAATGCCCGTAAATCAGAAGGCTATTCCGACAGTAAGGGGATTTTTTCTGCCCGTAAGGCCATCATGCAGTATTGCCAGGTCAAGAAGTTTCCAAATGTTGACATCGATGACATTTACATCGGAAATGGAGTTAGTGAACTGATTACCATGTCTATGCAGGGCTTGCTAGATAATGGAGACCAGGTCCTGGTGCCAATGCCCGACTATCCACTTTGGACAGCGGCAGTTAGCCTGGCAGGTGGCGATGCGGTCCATTATCTCTGTGACGAGGGGGCAGATTGGTATCCAGATTTGGACGATATTCGTTCAAAAATCACCAGCCGCACCAAGGCGATTGTCCTGATTAACCCCAATAACCCAACAGGTGCTCTTTATCCTAAAGAATTATTGTTGGAGATTGTAGAGATTGCCCGCCAGCATGAGCTCATCATTTTCTCGGATGAAATCTATGACCGCATGGTTTTTGACGGCGCAGTCCATATCCCAATTGCTTCATTGGCCCCAGATGTTTTTGTCGTGACTATGAATGGTCTGTCCAAATCCCATCGTATCTGTGGCTTCCGTGTGGGCTGGATGGTCCTATCAGGTCCTAAAAAGCATGTGAAAGGCTATATCGAGGGTCTCAATATGTTGTCCAACATGCGGCTCTGTTCCAATGTCCTGGCCCAGCAAGTTGTCCAAACTTCGCTTGGAGGCTACCAATCAGTCGATGAATTGTTGGTACCTGGTGGCCGACTTTATGAGCAGAGAGAATTCATCACCAAGGCTATCCAAGATATTCCAGGGCTTTCAGCTGTCAAGCCTAAGGCAGGTCTCTATATCTTCCCGAAAATTGACCGTGAAATGTACCGGATTGATGATGACGAGCAGTTTGTATTGGACTTCCTCAAGCAAGAAAAGGTTCTCTTGGTCCATGGTCGTGGATTTAACTGGAAGGACCCAGACCACTTCCGTATTGTCTACCTTCCACGTGTAGACGAGCTAGCAGAAATCCAAGAAAAAATGACCCGCTTCTTGGCCCAATATCGTAGATAAAAAATAAGCTCAAACCGTTTAGGTGAGAGCTTATTTTTGTGGGATGATGTGAGAGGGATTAGGTAGAATCCTTGCGGCGACTAAAATAAATTTGATTTATACACTACCTGTTTCATTTGTATGTCCAGTATGGAACTGAAAAAATTCTTATTTACCCTCAAAAAATGCTGTGTAAAGTGCCTGTAGGGCCTGCTCTTTTTGTTCCGTTTTGACAACAAACATGACAGAAACTTCGCTGGCACCTTGTGAAATCATGGCCAGGTTGACATTCTGGTTAGATAGGGCAGTCGTTGCCGTGGCTGTTACACCGACATGGCTCTTCATGTTCTCACCAACGATCATGATGGTGGATAGGCCACGCTCGATTTCAGCCTTATCAACCTCCAGCTGCGTTTTGAGCTGGCGAAGGATTTCAGCTTCCTTGATAGGGGTCAATTCGCGGCCACGGAGTACGATGGACAGGTCGTCGATACCAGTCGGCATGTGCTCGAAACGAATATTCAAGTCTTCTAAAATTTGTAGGACCTTGCGACCAAAACCAACTTCACGGTTCATCAGGTACTTGGAAATGTTGATACTTGTGAAATCATCATCTGCTGCAATTCCGACAACAGGCAGGGTCTGGTCAGTATGCTCCAGGACGATTTGGGTGCCTGGGTGGCTAGGGTTATTCGTGTTTTTGATAACCAAAGGAATGCGTCCACGGTAGGCAGGTAGGAGGGCTTCGTCATGAAGGACGGAGAAGCCTGCATAGGCCAATTCACGCATCTCACGGTAAGTTAATTCCTTGATAGAATGTGGATTTTTGATGATACCAGGATGGGCAGCAAAAATGCCGTCAACATCGGTAAAGTTCTCGTAGAGGTCAGCTTTGACACCGGCCGCTACGATAGAGCCTGTAATATCCGAACCACCACGGGAGAAGGTACAGATTTGATTGTCGATGGTCACACCGAAAAAGCCAGGGATAATCAAGACCTCATCCGCATCGCGCAATTCTTCAATCTTATCATAGCTAGACGGTAGGATACGGGCATTTCCAGGTTCTGAGCTGACAATGATACCAGTTTTCTTAGGGTGAACATAGCGGGCAGGCAGTCCTTTTTGGGTAAAATATTCTGCAATCAGCTTGGCATTGTTGTCCTCGCCGGCCGCTAGGAATGCGTCGTAAAGAAATTCATTATTTTCAATCGGCAGGGTCGCCAGGGCCTTGATGCTGTCAGCAATCTTCGCCATGCTTTTAGCTATAAAACCAAGCTCGTCAACCATAGCCTGGTAACGATTGATAATCCATTCTTGGCTGGCTGTCACATCCTTGCCGCTTGTATATTCCTTGTAGTATTTAATCAGAGCGTCTGTCACTTTCGTATCTTCGGCATTACGTTTACCTGGTGCTGATACGACAACAAAACGGCGCTCAGGGTCCGATTGAACGATGCTAAATACTTTTTCTAATTGGCTGGCAGACGCGAGCGAGCTACCTCCAAATTTGGTTACTTTCATAAGAATCTCCTCAGATATTTTTTACTATTATAGCAGAAGATGGGGGCTTTGTCAGTATTTTCTGGGAAATTTTCAGAATTTATTGAAAATTACATTCATGAAACTTTCTGGGAATTGTGGTAAACTAGTGGAAAGAGGAGAAAGCATGGTAAAAGCAATTATTTTTGATATGGATGGAGTCCTGTTTGATACAGAGACCTTTTATTTCCAGAGACGCATCGATTTTTTAGCGACCAAGGGACTGTCGGTCGATCACCTGGACCCAAGTATTTTTGTGGGTGGCAGGGCCAGTCAAATGTGGCGTCGGATTTTGGCGAATGACTTTGACAAGTGGGATGTGCCTGCCTTGGAAAAGGAGTACCGTATATATAAGGAAAACCGGCCGACACCCTATGGTCAGCGGCTTTTTCCTGATGTCAAACAAGTCTTGCAGGCTTTGACAGACAAGAGCGTACCTCTGGTATTGGCCTCCAATACGGACAGGGAAGAAATCGAACGTGCCTTGGAAGAAGCTGGAATTAGACCTTATTTTAAACAGGTCTTTTCAGCCATGGAATGCGGAGCGCCCAAGCCAGCTCCGGATGTCTACAATCTCGCAGCCCAGGCGACTGGGGTGGACAAATCAGAGATTGTGGTCTTTGAAGACAGCGCAAAAGGCATCGCGGCAGCAAAAGCAGCAGGCTTGATGGTCTGGGCCATCCGAGACCAGCATTATGGCATTGACCAGAGTCAAGCAGATCACTTGGTGGACAATTTGAGCCAAGGATTGAGAGAATTGGACAAGATGTAAGAGGGTTGGCGAGAGCCAGCCTTTTTCCGATGTCACACTTCTTTTCTGGTAAGGACGTGACAAAATGATTTTCTGTGCTAGAATGGATAACAAGAAAGATGTGGTTTGCTTTTCAAACTATTTCATCTTCAAATGAAGTGGAGCAGGCGATGACCTATCAAACAATTACCTATGATGTTCGGGACGGAATAGCGCTTCTGACCCTCAATCGTCCAAATGTGGCCAATGGCTTTAACATTCTCATGTGTGAGGAAATTTTGGCAGCGATTGACGCAGTTGATCGAGATGCTACTGTGAAAATCCTGCAAATTCAGGCCCAGGGCTCTGTTTTCTCGGTCGGTGGCGACTTGGTCGAGATGAAGCGGGCAGTGGATGAGGATGATATTCCTTCTCTTGTAAAAATAGCAGAGCTGGTCAATGATATCTCATTCGCTATCAAGAAATTGCCAAAGATTGTCATCATGGTGACCGATGGAGCTGTCGCTGGTGCGGCGGCCAACATGTCAGTAGCAGCAGATTTCGTGATTGCCTCTACTAAAACAAAATTTATCCAGGCCTTTGTCGGAGTGGGTCTGGCACCTGATGCCGGCGGGCTCTTTCTCCTCAGTCGGGCAATTGGTGCCAATCGGGCTAGCCAATTAGCCATGACAGGCCAAGGCTTGTCTGCTGATAAGGCCCTGGACTATGGCATCGTTTACAAATTGTCCGAACCTGAAAAGCTGGAAAAAACAGTCGCTCAGGTCATCAAAAAACTGTTACGAGGCTCTGTTAACTCTTACGCCGCCATCAAGCAGCTGGTCTGGGAAAGCCAGTTCAAGGACTGGGAGACCTATCGCAAGTTAGAATTGCAGTTGCAGGAGGAATTGGCCTTCAAGGAAGATTTCAAGGAAGGTGTCCGAGCCCATGCCGAACGCCGAAGACCAGTATTTACCGGTCAATGAGCTAAAATTTATTACCGAGTACGTCTATTTGTTTTCTTTTAGTACTAGGCAACGAGCCGAAGGCAGAACTTAAGTTAGGCGAGGTGTGTTCAAATAATATTGATTGTCTGATGTTCGAAATTCAGAAACGAGGTTTCCTCGGTCGTCGAAGCAATAAAAGAAAAACAAAATGACAAAAAATATTTGACAATCAAAGTTTTTTGCTCTATACTTTGACTATCAAAGTTAAGGAGGCCTGTTTTGGAAGATCAAAAAGTAAATGATTACCTAACAGCTATATTTAATAATGTACTGGTGATTGAAGAAACAAGTCTACGGGGGAGCCGATTTAAGGATATTTCTATCAAGGAGATGCACACCATTGATGTGATTGGAAGTAAACCGGATGCGACACCCACAGATGTCTCCCGCGCTTTGATGGTGACCTTGGGAACTGTCACAACCAGTCTGAATAATCTGGAGCGAAAGGGCTACGTGGAGCGTGTGCGTTCGACCAGAGACAGGCGGATCATTCATCTCTACTTAACCAAAAAGGGACGCTTGGTCTATCGGCTGCATCAGCGTTTCCACAATGAAATGGTCAAGCAGATTACGGATGGCATGGATGAGACGGAATACCAGGTCATGAAGAAAGGGCTCATGAAACTCTATCACTTTTTGGAGGATTTGAAATGAGAACCCATGCTAAAATAAGTCAGGTGGCCCACTATCTTCCAGAAAAGATTGTGACCAATGACGATTTGGCTCAGATAATGGATACCAGTGATGATTGGGTCCGCAGTCGGACAGGAATTGGTCAACGACATGTTGTCACAGACCAGACGACAAGTGATTTGGCCACTGCCGTGGCGCAGGACTTGCTGGAGAAGGCGCAGATTGGTGCGGAGGAGATTGATTTTATCATCCTGGCCACCATGACACCCGATTCGGTGATGCCATCCACAGCAGCTTTGGTTCAAGCTAAAATCGGAGCGACCAAGGCTTTTGCCTACGACTTGGTGGCGGCCTGTTCGGGCTTTGTCTATGCCTTGTCGACAGCAGAAAAGTTGATTGCATCGGGCCGTTACCAGAAAGGGATGGTCATCGGTGCGGAGACCTTGTCGCGCGTGGTCGATTGGTCGGATCGCTCGACAGCAGTGCTCTTTGGAGACGGTGCCGGCGGCGTCTTACTTGAAGCTTGCGTTCAGCCTAGCTTTCTGGGGGAAATTCTCCGGACTGATGGCAGTCGTGGAGCGAGTTTG
The sequence above is a segment of the Streptococcus suis genome. Coding sequences within it:
- a CDS encoding universal stress protein, which translates into the protein MLQTYQSILVAVDGSTNAEVALQKAIQVAKRNQAKLTIAHVIDTRALHNVVAFDASIYESLEKEAETLLGNYKKWATDAGLTDIATIVEFGNPKTLLSTDIPQEAGADLMLLGATGLNTFERLLIGSSSEYIMRHTDIDILIVRNPEKSL
- a CDS encoding pyridoxal phosphate-dependent aminotransferase translates to MRQFEKSTKLEHVAYDIRGPVLEEAMRMRANGEKILRLNTGNPAEFGFTAPDEVIHDLIHNARKSEGYSDSKGIFSARKAIMQYCQVKKFPNVDIDDIYIGNGVSELITMSMQGLLDNGDQVLVPMPDYPLWTAAVSLAGGDAVHYLCDEGADWYPDLDDIRSKITSRTKAIVLINPNNPTGALYPKELLLEIVEIARQHELIIFSDEIYDRMVFDGAVHIPIASLAPDVFVVTMNGLSKSHRICGFRVGWMVLSGPKKHVKGYIEGLNMLSNMRLCSNVLAQQVVQTSLGGYQSVDELLVPGGRLYEQREFITKAIQDIPGLSAVKPKAGLYIFPKIDREMYRIDDDEQFVLDFLKQEKVLLVHGRGFNWKDPDHFRIVYLPRVDELAEIQEKMTRFLAQYRR
- a CDS encoding aspartate kinase; the encoded protein is MKVTKFGGSSLASASQLEKVFSIVQSDPERRFVVVSAPGKRNAEDTKVTDALIKYYKEYTSGKDVTASQEWIINRYQAMVDELGFIAKSMAKIADSIKALATLPIENNEFLYDAFLAAGEDNNAKLIAEYFTQKGLPARYVHPKKTGIIVSSEPGNARILPSSYDKIEELRDADEVLIIPGFFGVTIDNQICTFSRGGSDITGSIVAAGVKADLYENFTDVDGIFAAHPGIIKNPHSIKELTYREMRELAYAGFSVLHDEALLPAYRGRIPLVIKNTNNPSHPGTQIVLEHTDQTLPVVGIAADDDFTSINISKYLMNREVGFGRKVLQILEDLNIRFEHMPTGIDDLSIVLRGRELTPIKEAEILRQLKTQLEVDKAEIERGLSTIMIVGENMKSHVGVTATATTALSNQNVNLAMISQGASEVSVMFVVKTEQKEQALQALYTAFFEGK
- a CDS encoding HAD family phosphatase, giving the protein MVKAIIFDMDGVLFDTETFYFQRRIDFLATKGLSVDHLDPSIFVGGRASQMWRRILANDFDKWDVPALEKEYRIYKENRPTPYGQRLFPDVKQVLQALTDKSVPLVLASNTDREEIERALEEAGIRPYFKQVFSAMECGAPKPAPDVYNLAAQATGVDKSEIVVFEDSAKGIAAAKAAGLMVWAIRDQHYGIDQSQADHLVDNLSQGLRELDKM
- a CDS encoding enoyl-CoA hydratase; this translates as MTYQTITYDVRDGIALLTLNRPNVANGFNILMCEEILAAIDAVDRDATVKILQIQAQGSVFSVGGDLVEMKRAVDEDDIPSLVKIAELVNDISFAIKKLPKIVIMVTDGAVAGAAANMSVAADFVIASTKTKFIQAFVGVGLAPDAGGLFLLSRAIGANRASQLAMTGQGLSADKALDYGIVYKLSEPEKLEKTVAQVIKKLLRGSVNSYAAIKQLVWESQFKDWETYRKLELQLQEELAFKEDFKEGVRAHAERRRPVFTGQ
- a CDS encoding MarR family transcriptional regulator, whose protein sequence is MEDQKVNDYLTAIFNNVLVIEETSLRGSRFKDISIKEMHTIDVIGSKPDATPTDVSRALMVTLGTVTTSLNNLERKGYVERVRSTRDRRIIHLYLTKKGRLVYRLHQRFHNEMVKQITDGMDETEYQVMKKGLMKLYHFLEDLK
- a CDS encoding ketoacyl-ACP synthase III, whose translation is MRTHAKISQVAHYLPEKIVTNDDLAQIMDTSDDWVRSRTGIGQRHVVTDQTTSDLATAVAQDLLEKAQIGAEEIDFIILATMTPDSVMPSTAALVQAKIGATKAFAYDLVAACSGFVYALSTAEKLIASGRYQKGMVIGAETLSRVVDWSDRSTAVLFGDGAGGVLLEACVQPSFLGEILRTDGSRGASLTAGIDQKCTPFSDTTCSQPYIQMEGRAIFEFATRDVTGTIAELLSQQGLLADRIDFYLLHQANSRILDKMARKMGVASEKFPANMDKYGNTSAASLPILLSECVADGRIKLDGSQTVVLAGFGGGLTWGTLLLKL